One Methanobacterium sp. DNA window includes the following coding sequences:
- a CDS encoding two-component sensor histidine kinase — MWFAPVFLAIVLIFIQLFYRQFGASFFEGYFQMVMFIFIVIIVAFLGERIEKVRILNELNENLKKESEKLEDANKELEAFAYSVSHDLRVPLRAIDGFSRIVIEDYEDKVDDEGKRLLNIIRENTHKMGQLIDDILLLSRASRQEMKIMPIDMESLVRNIFNDLKPSIEDRNVQIEIKPLLPASGDRILLQQVLSNLITNSIKFTKNKDNAIIEIGSEEGKNENIYYVKDNGAGFNMKYANKLFGLFQRLHGSEEFEGTGVGLSIVQRVIRRHGGRVWGEGKVNEGATIYFTLPK; from the coding sequence ATGTGGTTTGCACCAGTGTTTCTGGCAATTGTATTAATCTTTATTCAGCTTTTCTACAGACAATTTGGAGCTTCATTTTTTGAAGGATATTTCCAGATGGTCATGTTCATATTTATAGTTATAATTGTTGCTTTTTTAGGTGAAAGGATAGAAAAAGTAAGAATTCTAAACGAATTAAATGAAAATTTGAAAAAAGAGAGTGAAAAGCTTGAAGATGCAAATAAAGAGCTGGAAGCATTTGCATACTCTGTTTCCCATGACCTTAGAGTTCCTTTAAGAGCAATTGATGGATTTTCCCGTATCGTAATTGAAGATTATGAAGATAAGGTTGATGATGAAGGTAAAAGGCTTCTAAACATTATTCGAGAGAATACCCATAAAATGGGGCAGCTGATAGATGATATTCTTCTTTTATCCCGTGCAAGTCGTCAGGAAATGAAGATAATGCCAATCGACATGGAATCTCTTGTAAGAAATATTTTTAATGATTTAAAACCTTCCATTGAAGACCGTAATGTTCAAATAGAGATTAAACCACTCCTCCCTGCTTCAGGTGATAGAATATTGCTTCAACAAGTCTTAAGTAATCTAATAACTAATTCCATTAAATTTACAAAAAATAAAGATAATGCAATAATTGAAATTGGTAGTGAAGAAGGAAAAAATGAAAATATTTACTATGTAAAGGATAATGGGGCTGGTTTTAACATGAAATATGCAAACAAGCTGTTTGGACTTTTCCAAAGATTACATGGAAGTGAAGAATTTGAAGGCACTGGCGTTGGACTTTCTATTGTTCAAAGAGTTATCAGAAGACATGGAGGACGTGTTTGGGGAGAAGGAAAAGTTAATGAAGGAGCAACTATTTATTTCACATTACCAAAATAG
- a CDS encoding RDD family protein, producing the protein MEKLWGKRFLALIVDAAVITLIIWVLSALIYPLIAFANIYGILNYWLILTAIIIMAYFTYFEGSSGQTLGKSLMKIKVVADEGKIDYRKAFIRNLSKILWVPLIVDVIAGFAAGNSKIRYLDKIAATNVVITAKEVKTVKESEKTA; encoded by the coding sequence ATGGAGAAATTGTGGGGGAAACGGTTTTTAGCTTTAATAGTAGACGCTGCAGTTATAACACTTATAATATGGGTCTTAAGCGCACTTATATATCCGTTAATTGCATTTGCTAATATTTATGGTATTTTAAATTATTGGCTAATTCTAACAGCAATTATTATCATGGCCTATTTCACCTATTTTGAAGGTAGTTCTGGTCAAACTTTAGGAAAAAGTCTGATGAAAATCAAAGTAGTTGCTGATGAAGGGAAAATCGATTACAGGAAAGCATTCATAAGGAATTTATCCAAAATTTTATGGGTTCCTTTAATTGTTGATGTAATTGCAGGATTTGCTGCAGGTAATTCTAAAATAAGGTATTTGGATAAAATTGCTGCAACCAATGTTGTTATCACAGCTAAAGAAGTTAAAACTGTTAAAGAATCTGAAAAAACTGCTTGA
- the hypE gene encoding hydrogenase expression/formation protein HypE yields MKISMAHGAGGEMMQSLISDIILNNIKNKNVNGGIGLGELDDGATIPFGDYEIVISTDSHTVDPLFFPGGDIGKLSVTGTVNDVAVMGAKPLAIANAMVISEGFTSDEFEKIIKSMDEACTEAGVALVTGDTKVMEHDKLDKIVISTTGIGIAKKGEITSDSGLEIGNKIILTGSVGDHGIALMSYREGFGFETDLKSDIAPVVEMTEAAQKIGGIKAMKDPTRGGIANALNELASKSRVGMMIYEDKIPVKEQVHAASEMLGIDPFEVANEGKVVMGVEAENAEEILQAIRKTKYGKEAQIIGEVTDDKHVIMETSLGGKRILEAPIADPVPRVC; encoded by the coding sequence ATGAAAATCAGCATGGCACACGGCGCTGGCGGAGAAATGATGCAGAGTCTAATATCAGATATTATACTCAACAATATCAAAAACAAAAATGTTAATGGTGGAATTGGACTTGGAGAACTTGATGACGGAGCTACAATTCCTTTCGGGGACTATGAAATTGTAATCAGCACAGATAGTCATACAGTTGACCCCTTATTCTTCCCTGGAGGAGATATTGGGAAATTATCCGTTACTGGAACAGTAAATGATGTAGCAGTCATGGGGGCAAAGCCTCTTGCAATTGCAAACGCAATGGTAATTAGTGAAGGGTTTACAAGTGATGAATTTGAAAAAATAATAAAATCCATGGATGAAGCATGCACTGAAGCAGGAGTAGCTCTTGTAACTGGAGATACAAAAGTAATGGAACATGACAAACTGGATAAAATTGTTATTTCAACAACAGGAATTGGAATTGCTAAAAAGGGAGAAATTACAAGTGATTCTGGTCTTGAAATAGGAAATAAAATCATATTGACTGGTAGCGTTGGAGACCATGGAATTGCACTCATGTCTTATCGTGAAGGATTTGGATTTGAAACAGATTTAAAATCAGACATTGCACCAGTAGTTGAAATGACTGAAGCAGCCCAAAAAATTGGAGGAATAAAAGCAATGAAAGATCCAACTCGTGGAGGGATTGCAAACGCCTTAAATGAGCTTGCATCTAAATCTAGAGTTGGAATGATGATTTATGAGGATAAAATCCCTGTAAAAGAGCAAGTTCATGCAGCGTCTGAAATGCTTGGAATTGACCCATTTGAAGTTGCAAATGAAGGAAAAGTTGTAATGGGTGTTGAAGCTGAAAATGCAGAGGAAATTCTTCAAGCCATAAGGAAAACCAAATATGGAAAGGAAGCTCAAATAATTGGTGAAGTCACTGATGATAAACATGTAATTATGGAAACTTCCCTTGGCGGTAAAAGAATTTTGGAGGCGCCGATAGCAGATCCCGTTCCAAGAGTCTGCTAA
- a CDS encoding 30S ribosomal protein S8e, with amino-acid sequence MAIWQGKSLRKPSGGRGKLNKNKRKAELGKGAAETKIGDRKVKKVRTKGGNEKIRLTNDNKINVVDPKTKKVEVAEILNVVENSANTHFVRRNIITKGAVVETSAGTVKVTSRPGQHGIINGILVE; translated from the coding sequence ATGGCAATTTGGCAAGGTAAATCATTAAGAAAACCTAGCGGAGGACGCGGTAAGCTTAACAAAAATAAAAGGAAAGCTGAACTTGGGAAAGGGGCAGCAGAAACCAAAATAGGTGACCGTAAAGTTAAAAAAGTCAGAACAAAAGGCGGAAACGAAAAAATCAGGCTCACCAATGATAACAAAATCAATGTTGTAGATCCTAAAACAAAAAAAGTGGAAGTAGCTGAAATTTTAAATGTTGTTGAAAACAGTGCTAACACTCATTTTGTACGTAGGAACATTATTACAAAAGGTGCTGTAGTTGAAACCAGTGCAGGAACTGTTAAAGTAACTTCAAGGCCAGGTCAGCACGGTATTATTAATGGTATATTGGTTGAATAA
- a CDS encoding TIGR02253 family HAD-type hydrolase, with protein sequence MIKVVLFDIDDTLYDTSGFAKLARKAALNVMIDAGLPLSSDDAYILLREIIDEYGSNYDKHFNILTKRVFGEERPLLIALGMITYHNVKFALLRLFPQTTSTLIYLKKRGYDLGVVSNGITIKQWEKLIRLDLHHFFDHVITSEGAGVEKPDPKIFEVALEKMGCEAKNSIMIGNKFSEDIMGALNAGIPAILVNSELTESEKEYIKEEGIELKVLPNIGELKNIL encoded by the coding sequence ATGATAAAGGTAGTTCTTTTTGATATTGATGATACTTTATATGATACATCTGGCTTTGCAAAACTTGCAAGGAAAGCGGCACTCAATGTAATGATTGATGCAGGCTTACCATTATCTTCTGATGATGCATACATTCTTTTAAGGGAGATAATAGATGAATATGGTTCTAATTATGATAAGCATTTCAATATTTTAACTAAAAGAGTGTTTGGAGAAGAAAGACCTCTTTTAATAGCGTTAGGAATGATTACATATCATAATGTTAAGTTCGCACTGCTTAGATTGTTTCCACAGACAACAAGCACTTTAATTTATCTTAAAAAGAGAGGTTATGATCTTGGAGTGGTATCCAATGGAATAACTATTAAACAGTGGGAAAAATTAATCAGGCTTGATTTACATCATTTCTTTGACCATGTTATAACTTCAGAAGGTGCAGGAGTGGAAAAACCTGATCCTAAAATATTTGAAGTGGCACTTGAAAAGATGGGATGTGAAGCTAAAAACTCCATCATGATAGGCAACAAATTCAGCGAAGACATAATGGGGGCTTTAAATGCAGGAATACCTGCTATTCTTGTTAACTCCGAGTTAACAGAATCAGAAAAAGAATATATTAAAGAAGAAGGCATTGAATTAAAAGTACTGCCCAATATAGGTGAATTAAAAAATATTCTCTAA
- a CDS encoding ATP-binding protein: protein MNYYHDNKMEKIFEILKQPKTLEELKLSSTFVNNSILKIISSYGTIKTSRINEMTGIHWDILEGTLRKLEEDGLCAPVGGGFLFSSVDYTVTKKGHEKARRILEESPYIGMTPVSYEDYYKLMQAQLKGRYPLTIPGEVFEDTFKDVVGVSYAKEVLVESCTVGKGIFVYGPPGTGKTFIVSKASDLLPPLIIPKFIEFGGAVVQLFDPDFHKMSDEQPEDPRWVKIHAPFVLTGSELSLNKLETNYNPNKGLYETSPIIKANGGVLLIDDLGRQRDDHELILNRLIVPMENKKDVIYVRGIPVVVHSHFIPAFSTNLDISIMDEAHLRRAPLHIFLKAPPLDELIEVFKGNLDELKETYNEDTLERFIKVYMPAAEGGEGLDPSFAHARDIAQISQAVRINRQKDVIDVEVLDEALSKHILIELQRMNIDVSQVTKKIRSYRVQTSDVEATFKALNEYGPCGISYEDKAIILDVEETITPVQLATYLHKKGIVIKKIDLIAESERELKKSILQ from the coding sequence ATGAATTATTATCATGACAATAAAATGGAAAAGATTTTTGAAATCCTCAAACAACCTAAAACTCTCGAAGAATTAAAACTTTCAAGCACTTTTGTTAATAATTCAATTCTAAAAATAATATCTAGTTATGGGACTATAAAAACAAGTAGAATTAATGAAATGACTGGAATTCACTGGGATATTTTGGAAGGAACCCTAAGAAAACTGGAAGAAGATGGTTTGTGTGCTCCAGTAGGTGGAGGATTCCTATTTTCAAGTGTTGATTACACTGTAACCAAAAAGGGGCATGAAAAAGCCAGAAGAATTCTTGAAGAGAGTCCATATATTGGTATGACGCCAGTTTCGTATGAGGACTACTACAAACTTATGCAAGCTCAATTAAAAGGGAGATATCCTTTGACAATACCTGGTGAGGTATTTGAAGACACTTTTAAGGATGTTGTGGGAGTATCGTATGCTAAGGAAGTGTTGGTAGAATCATGTACTGTTGGAAAGGGTATTTTTGTTTATGGGCCGCCAGGAACTGGTAAAACTTTTATTGTAAGCAAGGCATCAGATTTACTTCCTCCTCTTATAATACCTAAATTCATTGAATTTGGAGGGGCTGTAGTTCAGCTATTTGACCCGGATTTCCATAAGATGAGTGATGAACAGCCAGAAGATCCTCGATGGGTTAAAATACATGCGCCATTCGTGCTTACAGGTTCAGAACTAAGTTTAAATAAATTAGAGACAAATTATAACCCTAATAAAGGATTATATGAAACTTCTCCAATTATTAAAGCTAATGGTGGAGTTCTTTTAATAGACGATCTTGGAAGGCAACGTGATGACCACGAACTCATTTTAAACCGGCTTATTGTGCCTATGGAAAATAAAAAGGATGTTATCTATGTTAGGGGAATTCCTGTAGTTGTTCACAGCCATTTTATACCTGCATTTTCAACTAACCTTGATATAAGCATAATGGACGAAGCACACCTTAGAAGAGCACCATTACATATCTTCCTTAAAGCTCCTCCTCTTGATGAATTAATAGAGGTTTTTAAGGGGAATCTTGATGAATTAAAGGAAACTTATAATGAAGATACTTTAGAAAGATTTATTAAAGTTTACATGCCTGCTGCTGAGGGAGGAGAAGGTTTAGATCCAAGTTTTGCCCATGCAAGGGACATTGCTCAAATTTCTCAGGCTGTACGTATAAACCGTCAAAAAGATGTTATAGATGTTGAAGTGCTTGATGAAGCTTTAAGCAAGCATATATTAATTGAACTACAGCGGATGAATATTGATGTTTCACAAGTAACTAAAAAGATACGTTCTTATAGGGTGCAAACAAGTGATGTAGAGGCTACATTTAAAGCTTTAAATGAATATGGTCCTTGTGGAATCTCATATGAAGATAAAGCCATTATTTTAGATGTAGAAGAAACCATAACACCAGTTCAGCTTGCAACATATTTGCATAAAAAAGGCATTGTTATAAAGAAAATAGATTTAATAGCAGAATCTGAAAGAGAGCTTAAAAAAAGTATTCTTCAATAA
- a CDS encoding phenylalanine--tRNA ligase subunit alpha gives MLQNIINELTQYEKMVLKGLESFNYETTPENIVESQNLNIKSVMSAAGALESKGLIEVQKDVNEFISLSITGKGYAKEGLPERRILKTLNDEDQIPMKDLSNKADLDSSEVKIAIGWLLQKKWATIDKGIVTITEAGRNAVSNEYSDELLLEKLLEVNKLLFFNPSKLIKEGFDLLKKRKGILDVKKEHKYYLKVTKKGKQLLEMGIDIKEDATQLTHEQLKTGSWKKLNYRGYDVQAEHPDTFPGKMHPLQRTIEDIRQIFLKMGFTESSGTILESAFWNFDCLFQPQDHAAREMQDTFYIKNPKNVNLPSDELVENVRMAHENGGCTGSEGWGYLWDVEVAKQSVLRTHTTCVSARYLAENKPPLKMFSVGRVFRRETITYKHLPEFHQVEGIVAANDITFKNLLGILKEFYHKLGFEVRFRPAYFPYTYLSVECEIYLPDKETWIELGGAGMFRPEVLEPIGVKTPVAAFGLGIERLAMMRLDIKDIRMLYKSDIGWLRKLPVKLD, from the coding sequence ATGCTTCAAAATATCATCAATGAATTAACACAATATGAAAAAATGGTTTTAAAGGGATTAGAATCATTTAATTATGAAACAACACCTGAAAATATTGTAGAATCTCAAAACTTAAATATTAAGTCTGTAATGAGTGCAGCAGGTGCTTTAGAGTCTAAAGGACTTATTGAGGTTCAAAAGGATGTTAATGAATTTATCAGTTTGAGTATTACTGGAAAAGGATATGCAAAAGAAGGATTACCTGAAAGGCGAATATTAAAAACACTAAATGATGAAGATCAGATCCCAATGAAGGATTTAAGTAATAAAGCTGATTTAGATTCTTCAGAAGTTAAAATAGCCATAGGCTGGCTACTCCAAAAAAAGTGGGCTACAATTGATAAAGGTATTGTAACAATAACTGAAGCTGGTCGAAATGCAGTATCTAATGAATATAGTGATGAATTATTATTAGAAAAACTTCTTGAAGTCAATAAATTACTTTTTTTTAACCCTTCCAAATTAATTAAAGAAGGATTTGATCTTTTAAAGAAAAGAAAGGGAATATTAGATGTAAAAAAAGAACATAAATACTATTTAAAAGTAACCAAAAAGGGCAAACAACTACTTGAAATGGGCATAGATATTAAAGAAGATGCAACACAACTTACTCATGAGCAGCTTAAAACAGGATCCTGGAAGAAATTAAATTACAGAGGTTATGATGTCCAGGCAGAACATCCTGACACATTTCCGGGAAAAATGCACCCATTGCAAAGAACTATTGAGGATATAAGGCAAATATTTCTTAAAATGGGATTTACAGAGTCAAGTGGCACTATTCTAGAATCGGCTTTCTGGAATTTTGACTGTCTTTTCCAGCCCCAAGACCATGCTGCACGTGAAATGCAGGATACATTTTATATAAAAAATCCTAAAAATGTTAATTTACCCTCAGATGAGCTTGTAGAAAATGTTCGTATGGCTCATGAAAATGGAGGATGCACAGGCTCTGAAGGTTGGGGCTATTTGTGGGATGTTGAAGTAGCAAAACAATCTGTGCTTAGAACACATACAACATGTGTATCTGCACGGTACTTAGCTGAAAATAAACCTCCATTAAAGATGTTTTCAGTTGGAAGGGTTTTTAGAAGGGAAACAATAACATATAAACATCTTCCTGAATTTCACCAAGTTGAAGGAATTGTTGCAGCAAATGACATAACATTTAAAAATCTTCTTGGGATTTTAAAGGAATTTTATCATAAGCTCGGCTTTGAAGTTAGATTCAGACCCGCATACTTCCCTTATACTTATCTATCTGTAGAATGTGAAATCTATTTACCAGATAAAGAGACATGGATAGAACTTGGAGGAGCAGGAATGTTTAGACCAGAAGTTTTAGAGCCTATTGGTGTTAAAACACCTGTTGCTGCATTTGGTCTTGGAATTGAAAGGTTAGCCATGATGCGACTTGATATAAAGGATATCAGAATGCTTTATAAGAGTGATATTGGATGGTTAAGGAAATTACCAGTTAAACTAGACTAA
- a CDS encoding triphosphoribosyl-dephospho-CoA synthase, which translates to MNSDLIAKIAQIASVLEVSGHPKPGNVHRTRDYDDMCFEDFLISGIVIGDLMKKAAERGSKYRDDYSLHKIRLGEIIKEAVIETDKWIGNNTNLGIIMMLTPISVAAGMSHNFDDLRKNAERVMEATTSRDALNLYDAINIADAGGMGEQDELDVSDAEARARIIKEDISMYKVLEMSSKWDLLSYELTNGLPVTFETGFPTFKEIKHEYGINKATIQTFLTILSKNPDTLISRKYGNDMARIVSADADSILQNGGILDPHGEFLINEFDKQLIKNKLNPGTTADLTASSIMVAFLEESWFK; encoded by the coding sequence ATGAATTCCGATTTAATAGCAAAAATTGCACAAATTGCATCCGTTCTTGAAGTTAGCGGTCACCCCAAGCCAGGAAATGTTCATCGTACAAGAGACTACGACGATATGTGCTTTGAGGATTTTCTGATAAGCGGCATTGTTATTGGAGATTTAATGAAAAAAGCTGCTGAAAGAGGCAGCAAATATAGGGACGATTATTCATTACATAAAATCAGATTAGGAGAAATTATAAAGGAAGCTGTTATTGAAACAGATAAATGGATTGGAAATAACACCAATCTGGGAATTATAATGATGTTAACTCCTATTTCTGTTGCTGCAGGAATGAGTCATAATTTTGATGATTTAAGAAAAAATGCAGAAAGAGTAATGGAAGCCACTACTTCTCGTGATGCTTTAAATTTATATGATGCAATAAACATTGCTGATGCTGGAGGGATGGGTGAACAAGATGAATTAGATGTTTCAGACGCTGAAGCAAGGGCTAGAATCATAAAAGAAGATATAAGTATGTATAAAGTGCTTGAAATGTCATCTAAATGGGATTTATTATCTTATGAACTTACAAATGGTCTGCCTGTCACATTTGAAACTGGTTTTCCTACATTTAAAGAAATAAAACATGAATATGGGATAAATAAAGCAACAATCCAAACATTTCTAACAATTTTATCTAAAAATCCTGATACATTAATTTCAAGAAAATATGGGAATGATATGGCCAGAATAGTATCAGCAGATGCAGATTCCATTCTTCAAAACGGAGGAATATTAGATCCTCACGGAGAATTTTTAATCAATGAATTTGACAAACAACTAATCAAAAATAAGCTGAATCCTGGAACAACTGCAGATTTAACTGCTTCTTCAATAATGGTTGCTTTTCTTGAAGAATCATGGTTTAAATGA